One window from the genome of Nicotiana sylvestris chromosome 9, ASM39365v2, whole genome shotgun sequence encodes:
- the LOC104235926 gene encoding F-box/kelch-repeat protein OR23 — protein MAPPSSTVSNEQSQVQTLNLTIIPGLPNDLAALILIFVPYSHHSRLKSICKSWKLFFSSKTVISLRQKHLPPTTLSPLLCIFPQDPLIASPYLFDPVNLAWSPLPPMPCNPHVYGLCNFTSVSVGSYLYVLGGSLFDTRSFPLDCPCPSSSAFRFDFVSFTWENLSPMINPRGSFACAATPNSDKILVAGGGSRHTMFAAAGSRMSSVEMYDIGKDEWVPLDGLPRFRAGCVGFFVGNGEGEEEKEFWVMGGYGESRTVSGVFPVDQYYRDVVVMEMKNGGGGKWRELGDMWEEGERWRLGKIVVVEDGVSDAPAVFMLDQSDIFRYEMASNSWVKETSVPRKTSDEASVGFVALDGELHVMTHLSGVKSNECQRLRQQKRSATLLIQIYHPRKNSWRCVTTKPPFHHPLDFKTAVMCTIRL, from the exons ATGGCTCCTCCATCTTCAACAGTTTCAAATGAACAATCGCAAGTACAAACCCTAAACCTAACCATAATCCCTGGTTTACCCAACGATTTAGCAGCGCTAATACTAATATTCGTTCCTTACTCTCATCATTCACGTCTCAAATCCATTTGCAAATCATGGAAACTGTTTTTCTCTTCGAAAACCGTCATTTCTCTGCGGCAGAAGCACCTCCCACCCACTACCCTCTCCCCACTCCTCTGTATATTTCCACAGGATCCTTTAATTGCTTCCCCTTACCTCTTTGACCCTGTAAATCTGGCGTGGTCCCCACTCCCACCTATGCCCTGTAATCCCCATGTGTATGGCCTTTGTAATTTCACCTCAGTTTCTGTTGGTTCTTATTTGTATGTCTTAGGTGGGTCCCTTTTCGATACCCGCTCGTTCCCTCTTGATTGCCCGTGTCCGTCCTCGTCGGCTTTTCGGTTTGATTTTGTGAGTTTCACGTGGGAGAATTTATCCCCTATGATCAACCCTAGGGGGAGCTTTGCGTGTGCTGCCACGCCCAATTCGGATAAGATTCTAGTGGCGGGTGGTGGGTCCCGTCACACGATGTTTGCGGCAGCGGGTAGTAGGATGAGTTCAGTGGAGATGTATGATATTGGGAAAGATGAGTGGGTCCCATTGGATGGTTTGCCTAGGTTTAGAGCAGGGTGTGTTGGGTTCTTTGTTGGGAATGGGGAGGGGGAGGAGGAGAAGGAGTTTTGGGTGATGGGTGGGTATGGCGAGTCGAGGACAGTCTCGGGTGTGTTTCCTGTGGATCAGTATTATAGGGATGTTGTAGTGATGGAGATGAAGAATGGTGGTGGTGGGAAGTGGAGGGAGCTTGGGGATATGTGGGAAGAAGGGGAAAGGTGGAGGCTTGGAAAGATTGTGGTGGTTGAGGATGGTGTTTCGGACGCCCCTGCAGTATTCATGCTTGACCAGAGTGATATTTTCAG GTATGAAATGGCTTCCAACAGTTGGGTAAAAGAAACAAGTGTGCCAAGAAAAACATCTGATGAAGCATCAGTTGGCTTTGTCGCATTGGATGGGGAGCTGCACGTGATGACTCATTTAAGTGGGGTCAAATCAAATGAGTGCCAAAGATTGAGGCAGCAGAAACGGTCAGCAACTCTTCTGATACAAATATATCATCCTAGGAAGAACTCGTGGAGGTGTGTCACTACAAAGCCACCCTTTCATCACCCTTTGGATTTCAAAACTGCAGTTATGTGCACCATTCGTCTGTAG
- the LOC104235925 gene encoding transcriptional regulator SUPERMAN-like, whose translation MEKMKFKESTHIEIWDSASIWPERDYKCSFCKREFRSAQALGGHMNVHRRDRAKLRLLHYSPSPSCDNTNSSPKKPNHNPSISSVSSPRFNFTGSYLKGDVAKSTLSKKVSLGVKQPPDFVKRNNENRVWKKREFVTLDFNMGLLQTHAKEDNVDMDLDLELRLGYS comes from the coding sequence ATGGAGAAAATGAAGTTCAAAGAAAGCACACACATAGAAATATGGGATTCTGCCTCGATATGGCCAGAAAGAGACTATAAGTGTAGCTTTTGCAAGAGAGAATTCAGGTCTGCACAAGCTCTAGGTGGTCATATGAATGTTCATAGAAGGGATAGGGCAAAACTCAGACTCTTACACTACTCTCCTTCACCTTCATGTGATAATACTAATTCATCTCCGAAAAAACCTAACCATAATCCTAGCATTTCATCAGTGTCGTCTCCTAGGTTTAATTTCACAGGGAGCTATCTAAAGGGAGATGTAGCTAAGAGTACTCTAAGTAAGAAAGTTTCTCTTGGAGTGAAGCAGCCACCAGATTTTGTAAAGAGAAACAATGAAAATAGGGTTTGGAAAAAGAGAGAGTTCGTTACATTGGACTTTAACATGGGGTTGCTCCAAACTCATGCAAAGGAGGATAATGTAGAtatggatttggatttggaactCCGCCTTGGTTACTCTTAG